The following coding sequences lie in one Porphyromonas asaccharolytica DSM 20707 genomic window:
- a CDS encoding DUF1573 domain-containing protein, translating to MATRRLLALLICLTATLSVVCAQQPKEMIDSLSAIHNFGTIAEERGTVSHSFTLRNVSDQQMVILRVNTDCGCTTPTYDRTAVAPGDSIPILITYNPLNRPGSFVKYTRVYTSVDPSKPIKLTIKGNVATLGRQTPTNARYQQEIGALQVSNLFLDFPLQPAGEENTIRLMLNNPTNSPLEVSLDTLPSFLSSSVRHATLAAYEPEEIFLTAHTDGTVAPGIHKGWIGITVRTQNSEPDLSGGVMVRLVMPPHFDKGAAAPLADLKTYQRLTDLSPEATVYEGAVALKNDGKAPMHIYSAESNTAFLTILEYPETIAPGERAEIRYRLNLEEVDRSRGALKANFDLLLNDPNAPLRNVLIVIPKR from the coding sequence ATGGCTACAAGAAGATTGTTGGCTCTCCTGATATGTCTCACTGCGACTCTAAGTGTAGTGTGTGCGCAGCAGCCTAAGGAGATGATCGACTCGCTCTCGGCAATACATAACTTCGGCACGATTGCTGAAGAGCGGGGGACTGTGTCGCACAGCTTTACCTTGAGAAACGTGTCTGACCAGCAGATGGTCATACTGCGTGTCAATACGGATTGTGGCTGTACGACGCCTACCTATGATCGTACTGCTGTAGCTCCTGGTGATTCGATACCTATCTTGATCACCTATAATCCGCTAAATCGTCCAGGTTCTTTCGTTAAGTATACGCGTGTCTACACTTCTGTAGATCCGAGTAAGCCTATCAAGCTGACGATCAAGGGGAATGTAGCTACACTAGGCAGACAGACCCCAACGAATGCACGCTACCAGCAAGAGATAGGTGCACTGCAAGTGAGTAATCTCTTTCTAGACTTCCCCTTGCAGCCTGCTGGCGAAGAGAACACGATTCGTCTGATGCTCAACAATCCGACCAATAGCCCCCTAGAGGTGTCACTGGACACGCTTCCTAGCTTCCTATCTAGTAGTGTACGTCACGCTACACTGGCTGCTTATGAGCCTGAGGAAATTTTCCTGACGGCGCATACTGATGGGACGGTGGCTCCTGGCATTCATAAAGGGTGGATAGGCATCACGGTACGAACGCAGAATAGCGAGCCAGATCTCTCTGGTGGGGTGATGGTACGCCTTGTGATGCCCCCGCATTTTGACAAGGGGGCCGCAGCACCGCTTGCGGATCTAAAGACTTATCAGCGTCTTACAGACTTATCTCCAGAAGCAACGGTGTATGAGGGTGCAGTTGCTCTAAAGAATGATGGCAAGGCACCGATGCATATCTACTCGGCGGAGAGTAATACAGCTTTCCTAACGATCTTAGAGTATCCCGAGACGATTGCTCCCGGAGAGCGTGCTGAGATACGTTATCGGCTTAATCTGGAGGAAGTTGATCGCTCGCGTGGAGCTTTGAAGGCAAACTTTGACCTGCTGCTGAATGATCCGAACGCGCCGCTACGCAATGTCCTGATCGTCATACCTAAGCGGTAG
- the trmB gene encoding tRNA (guanosine(46)-N7)-methyltransferase TrmB, which yields MARRKLEKFADLHSYPNVYEYGYAELSSPEVARQIAGRWSERAFDADRPLILELGCGRGEYTVALAQQDITHNYIGVDRKGARMWHGATEALDKGLSNAAFLRTDINLLPLAFAPGEVSELWITFPDPQMKRTRSRLLSSAFFASYNRYLKPDGVVHLKTDSTFLYEYTLSLLEVNDIHPLVALPDLYQEEQVLTQYDIPRVLTHYEKQWLGRGKMIKYIRFALPERAQWLEPECEPEHDDYTSWSQVPGGLLHQVEQAFAQEE from the coding sequence ATGGCTAGACGTAAACTAGAGAAATTTGCCGATCTGCATAGCTATCCCAATGTGTATGAGTATGGCTATGCAGAGCTTTCTTCTCCTGAAGTGGCAAGACAAATAGCTGGTAGGTGGAGCGAGCGAGCCTTTGATGCGGATCGCCCGCTCATCTTAGAGTTGGGCTGCGGACGAGGCGAATACACGGTCGCCCTAGCTCAGCAAGATATCACGCACAACTATATTGGTGTAGACCGCAAGGGCGCACGCATGTGGCATGGAGCCACAGAGGCCTTGGACAAAGGACTCTCCAACGCTGCATTCCTACGTACCGATATCAATCTCCTCCCGCTGGCTTTTGCTCCAGGTGAGGTGAGTGAGCTGTGGATCACCTTCCCCGATCCGCAGATGAAGCGTACACGATCCAGGCTGCTGTCATCAGCTTTTTTCGCTAGTTACAATCGCTATCTCAAGCCTGACGGGGTGGTGCATCTTAAGACGGATAGCACCTTCCTCTATGAGTATACTCTGAGTCTGCTAGAGGTGAATGATATCCACCCCCTAGTGGCTCTGCCTGATCTATACCAAGAGGAGCAGGTGCTGACACAGTATGACATACCGCGCGTCCTGACCCACTATGAGAAGCAGTGGCTGGGTAGGGGTAAGATGATTAAATATATCCGATTTGCTCTGCCAGAGCGAGCGCAATGGTTGGAGCCCGAGTGTGAGCCAGAGCATGACGACTATACCAGTTGGTCGCAAGTCCCTGGTGGTCTCTTGCACCAGGTGGAGCAAGCCTTTGCTCAGGAGGAATAA
- a CDS encoding succinate dehydrogenase/fumarate reductase iron-sulfur subunit, with the protein MDHNINIKVKVWRQRGPREKGHFETYALKDVPQSASFLEMIDILNEQLIAEDKEPVIYDHDCREGICGMCSMYIDGHPHGPVSAITTCQLHMRTFKDGDTITVEPWRSAGFPIIRDLMVDRSAYDKIIQAGGYVSVNTGGVPDANSIPIPKHKADEAMDAASCIGCGACAAACKNGSAMLFVSAKVSQLALLPQGRAEAHKRAKAMIAKMDELGFGNCTNTRACEMECPKSVSISHIARLNRQFIGAKLSD; encoded by the coding sequence ATGGATCACAATATAAATATCAAAGTCAAGGTATGGCGTCAGAGAGGTCCCCGCGAAAAGGGCCACTTTGAGACCTATGCACTCAAGGATGTGCCTCAGAGCGCTTCTTTTCTTGAGATGATCGACATACTCAACGAGCAGCTCATTGCCGAGGATAAGGAACCCGTTATCTACGACCACGACTGTCGTGAGGGTATCTGCGGTATGTGCTCTATGTACATCGATGGGCATCCACATGGTCCTGTCAGCGCCATCACCACTTGTCAGCTACACATGCGTACCTTTAAGGATGGTGACACCATCACTGTCGAGCCATGGAGATCTGCGGGCTTCCCGATCATTCGCGACTTGATGGTCGACCGCTCTGCTTATGACAAGATCATACAGGCTGGTGGTTACGTCTCTGTCAATACGGGAGGTGTACCTGATGCTAACTCGATCCCCATCCCCAAGCACAAGGCTGACGAAGCAATGGATGCTGCCTCTTGCATCGGCTGTGGCGCTTGCGCTGCTGCCTGCAAAAACGGCTCCGCAATGCTCTTTGTCTCTGCCAAGGTAAGTCAGTTGGCCCTGTTGCCACAGGGACGAGCTGAGGCACACAAGCGTGCTAAGGCGATGATCGCCAAGATGGATGAGCTAGGCTTCGGCAACTGCACGAATACACGTGCCTGCGAGATGGAGTGCCCCAAGAGCGTCTCCATCAGCCACATAGCACGCCTCAACCGTCAGTTCATAGGCGCTAAGTTGAGCGATTAG
- a CDS encoding fumarate reductase/succinate dehydrogenase flavoprotein subunit, whose translation MSELNAKIPAGALAEKWTNYKDHQKLVNPANKRLLDVIVVGTGLAGASAAASLGELGFNVLNFCIQDSPRRAHSIAAQGGVNAAKNYQNDGDSVYRLYYDTIKGGDYRAREANVYRLAEVSNAIIDQCVAQGVPFAREYGGLLDNRSFGGAQVSRTFYARGQTGQQLLLGAYSALSRQVHKGSVKLYTRHEMLDLVIIDGRARGIIARNLVTGAIERFAAHAVVIATGGYGNAFYLTTNAIASNGSAAWQCYKKGAYFGNPCMAQIHPTCIPEHGDFQSKLTLMSESLRNDGRIWVPKKLEDAKALQAGTKKANDIPEEDRDFYLERRYPAFGNLVPRDVASRAAKERCDAGFGVNNTGLAVFLDFKYAIERMGRDVVADKYGNLFQMYEQITADNPYETPMMIYPAIHYTMGGLWVDYELQTTIPGLFAIGEANFSDHGANRLGASALMQGLADGYFILPYTIQNYLSDQIQVPHFSVDHKEFDEAEKALKERIQRIASMHGKRSVDSIHKELGHIMWEYVGMARSKESLQTGIEKIKALRKVFWSDLHLPGKVDDLNIELEKALRLADFLEIGELMAHDALDREESCGGHFRIEHQTEEGEAKRDDENFAYVSCWEYQGEGQDPVMHKEPLVYEFTERLQRNYKN comes from the coding sequence ATGAGCGAACTAAATGCCAAAATCCCAGCAGGTGCCTTAGCTGAGAAGTGGACTAACTATAAGGATCATCAGAAGCTGGTCAACCCCGCCAACAAGCGTCTACTCGACGTTATTGTCGTGGGGACTGGTCTAGCTGGAGCCTCTGCAGCAGCTTCTCTAGGAGAGCTCGGCTTCAACGTGCTAAACTTCTGTATACAGGACTCTCCACGACGTGCACACTCCATTGCAGCACAGGGTGGTGTCAACGCTGCAAAGAACTATCAGAACGACGGTGACTCCGTCTACCGTCTCTACTACGACACTATCAAGGGTGGCGACTATCGCGCTCGTGAGGCGAACGTCTATCGCCTTGCAGAGGTGTCAAACGCAATCATCGACCAGTGTGTCGCTCAGGGAGTCCCCTTCGCACGTGAGTACGGTGGTCTGCTAGACAACCGCTCCTTCGGTGGTGCGCAGGTCTCCCGTACATTCTATGCCCGTGGTCAGACGGGACAGCAGCTACTCCTTGGAGCTTACTCAGCACTCAGCCGTCAGGTACACAAGGGGAGTGTCAAGCTCTACACCCGCCACGAGATGCTAGACCTAGTCATCATCGATGGTCGTGCGAGAGGTATCATCGCTCGCAACCTAGTTACAGGTGCTATCGAGCGCTTTGCTGCTCATGCTGTAGTGATTGCTACAGGTGGCTATGGCAACGCCTTCTACCTCACCACAAACGCTATCGCCTCCAATGGATCAGCCGCTTGGCAGTGCTATAAGAAGGGTGCATACTTCGGCAATCCTTGTATGGCGCAGATCCACCCGACCTGTATCCCAGAGCACGGAGACTTCCAGTCCAAGCTAACGCTTATGTCGGAGTCTCTCCGTAATGATGGACGTATCTGGGTCCCCAAGAAGCTGGAGGACGCTAAGGCGCTACAGGCTGGTACTAAAAAGGCAAATGATATCCCCGAGGAGGATCGTGACTTCTATCTCGAGCGTCGCTATCCCGCCTTCGGTAACCTAGTACCTCGTGACGTCGCTAGCCGTGCCGCCAAGGAGCGCTGCGATGCTGGCTTTGGAGTCAACAATACGGGCCTTGCCGTCTTCCTAGACTTTAAGTATGCCATCGAGCGTATGGGACGTGATGTCGTTGCGGACAAGTACGGCAACCTCTTCCAGATGTACGAGCAGATCACTGCCGACAATCCCTACGAGACTCCGATGATGATCTACCCAGCCATCCACTACACGATGGGTGGTCTATGGGTCGACTACGAGCTACAGACCACTATCCCTGGACTCTTTGCCATTGGTGAGGCAAACTTCTCCGATCACGGGGCTAACCGTCTCGGTGCTTCAGCCCTTATGCAGGGTCTAGCAGATGGTTACTTCATCCTGCCCTATACGATACAGAACTACCTCTCGGATCAGATTCAGGTACCGCACTTTAGCGTAGACCACAAGGAGTTTGACGAGGCTGAGAAGGCGCTCAAGGAGCGCATCCAGCGCATTGCCTCAATGCATGGTAAGCGTTCGGTCGATAGCATCCACAAGGAGCTAGGACATATCATGTGGGAGTATGTCGGTATGGCACGCTCTAAGGAGAGCCTGCAGACAGGTATTGAGAAGATCAAGGCACTACGCAAGGTCTTTTGGAGTGACCTCCACCTACCAGGTAAGGTAGATGATCTTAACATCGAGCTAGAGAAGGCTCTGCGTCTAGCAGACTTCCTAGAGATCGGTGAGCTGATGGCACACGACGCCCTCGATCGTGAGGAGAGCTGTGGTGGGCACTTCCGCATAGAGCATCAGACTGAGGAAGGTGAGGCAAAGCGTGACGATGAGAACTTCGCTTACGTCTCCTGCTGGGAGTATCAAGGTGAGGGTCAAGACCCTGTCATGCACAAGGAGCCACTGGTATACGAATTCACCGAGCGTCTCCAGCGTAACTATAAGAACTAA
- a CDS encoding DUF6242 domain-containing protein: MTRTIQSLHRYLLLVVALLPLISLPSCQRKSIVEDVQIESVLISELKMSDKSVPELEKTLFSIDQRKGLIYNARPLPKGTKIGTVKLQIVASPDAFPKIYIGGVEQPSMSGLDTVNMSNHAEGVRIVMQHRKNASLTKEYQLKINIYDRDPYTHTWTKSAHPAPASATSDGIVLSRLVDNGEAYYYFTRTTSESHLWRASHKEPELWQEVTIPKTLDSPIIDIVEQGGRDAILCLQESGQYAYYDHANGGDWGQSNALPGRASYLLGNLYHRGENKLLVAVKSADGVHFNSEGGIRVPADFPLEQNARLSFIVEHHPVGLVVGGSVADTTALVYSTSNGLDWLTPHDAGVVSKIWPSDLPGAMIYEPQDQTILLVKPAARPKQAEQPAMRAYVSLDYGAIWQQLTEESILPSSYYEKGQKHQQGLALYRGDDGRVYLFGGIKGGAPTLWIGQPIRFQ; encoded by the coding sequence ATGACTCGCACTATACAATCACTCCATAGATACCTACTCCTCGTCGTAGCTCTGCTACCGCTTATCAGCTTGCCTAGCTGCCAGCGCAAGTCGATTGTCGAGGATGTTCAGATAGAGAGCGTACTTATCTCAGAGCTCAAGATGAGTGACAAGTCTGTCCCTGAGCTGGAGAAGACACTCTTCTCTATAGATCAGCGCAAAGGACTGATATACAATGCTCGTCCGCTACCTAAGGGAACTAAAATAGGAACGGTCAAGCTACAGATTGTAGCCTCGCCCGATGCTTTTCCTAAGATTTACATAGGAGGTGTCGAGCAGCCCTCTATGTCAGGTCTAGATACGGTCAATATGTCCAATCATGCTGAGGGGGTGCGTATTGTCATGCAACATCGAAAGAACGCTTCCTTGACTAAGGAGTATCAGCTCAAGATCAACATCTATGATCGTGATCCCTACACCCACACTTGGACGAAGTCCGCACACCCAGCGCCAGCCTCTGCTACGAGTGATGGCATCGTGTTGAGTCGTCTTGTGGACAATGGAGAGGCTTACTATTACTTCACACGTACTACTAGTGAGAGTCATCTATGGCGTGCCTCTCACAAGGAGCCTGAGCTATGGCAAGAGGTTACGATACCTAAGACGCTCGACTCTCCCATCATAGACATCGTGGAGCAGGGGGGTAGAGATGCGATCCTCTGCCTACAAGAAAGTGGTCAGTACGCTTACTACGACCATGCGAATGGAGGAGACTGGGGGCAGAGTAATGCTTTGCCAGGTAGAGCATCCTATCTCTTGGGCAATCTATACCATAGAGGGGAGAATAAGCTCCTCGTAGCTGTGAAGTCTGCTGATGGGGTACACTTCAATAGTGAGGGAGGCATACGAGTCCCAGCGGATTTTCCTCTAGAGCAGAATGCACGTCTCTCGTTTATTGTAGAGCATCATCCAGTAGGACTCGTGGTCGGAGGCTCTGTCGCTGATACGACGGCACTTGTCTACAGCACTTCCAATGGACTTGATTGGCTCACACCTCACGATGCCGGTGTCGTGAGCAAAATCTGGCCGAGCGACTTGCCTGGAGCGATGATCTACGAGCCACAAGACCAGACCATACTACTCGTCAAGCCTGCGGCTCGTCCTAAGCAAGCTGAGCAGCCTGCGATGCGTGCTTACGTATCGCTAGACTATGGCGCCATTTGGCAGCAGCTTACGGAAGAGTCTATACTTCCATCGTCCTACTATGAAAAGGGTCAGAAGCATCAGCAAGGCTTAGCACTCTACCGTGGCGATGATGGACGAGTTTACCTTTTCGGAGGAATCAAGGGCGGTGCTCCTACGCTTTGGATCGGACAGCCGATACGCTTTCAGTAA
- a CDS encoding isoprenyl transferase yields the protein MMKQQTPQHIAIIMDGNGRWAQRRDLSRSYGHKQGTDVLEKTLSAVADRGIPYLTVYAFSTENWSRPESEVNYIMQLLAEGLHEYTPRFIKEGVRLRAIGDIDQLPAQTAAQLRDSMEQTKDGQRITLCIALSYSSYTEVSHAIRHIVADVQSGRLSSDDLSRPELINDYLYTSGMPMPDLLIRTGGEQRLSNFLLLQSAYTELYFTDTLWPDFDEAELDKALADYASRQRRFGKVLQ from the coding sequence ATGATGAAACAACAGACACCGCAGCATATAGCCATCATCATGGATGGTAATGGTCGCTGGGCTCAGCGCAGAGACTTGTCTCGCAGTTACGGCCATAAGCAGGGTACCGATGTGCTAGAGAAGACTCTTTCAGCTGTAGCAGATCGAGGTATCCCGTACTTGACAGTCTATGCCTTCAGTACAGAAAACTGGAGTCGCCCAGAGTCCGAGGTTAACTATATCATGCAGCTCCTCGCAGAGGGACTACACGAGTATACGCCACGCTTCATCAAGGAGGGCGTGCGACTACGAGCTATCGGAGATATAGACCAATTACCCGCTCAGACAGCGGCGCAGCTTAGAGACTCCATGGAGCAGACTAAGGATGGGCAGCGGATCACGCTATGCATCGCACTCAGCTACTCCTCCTACACGGAGGTTAGCCATGCGATACGACATATCGTCGCAGATGTGCAGTCCGGACGACTCAGCAGCGACGATCTGTCACGTCCCGAGCTGATCAATGACTACCTATATACCAGTGGCATGCCAATGCCCGATCTGCTCATTCGTACAGGTGGAGAGCAGAGACTCTCGAACTTCCTCCTATTACAATCTGCTTACACAGAGCTTTACTTCACAGATACATTATGGCCCGATTTTGATGAGGCAGAGCTCGACAAGGCACTGGCAGACTATGCTTCACGCCAGCGACGCTTTGGCAAAGTGCTACAGTAA
- the crcB gene encoding fluoride efflux transporter CrcB translates to MLKQFLLVALGGALGSALRYLTAILLARHYTGSIPLATLVVNVLGCFLIGLLIGLCSDTAYLRLLFITGFCGGFTTFSTFTAESYAMLREGTYGLAVLYIVGSVLIGLLALWAGVCLSRTITP, encoded by the coding sequence ATGCTCAAACAGTTTCTTCTCGTAGCTCTAGGCGGTGCTCTCGGGAGTGCTCTACGCTACCTTACAGCCATTCTGCTAGCTCGTCACTATACGGGCTCTATACCTTTGGCTACGCTTGTGGTCAACGTCTTGGGCTGCTTTCTCATAGGTCTATTGATCGGCTTATGTAGTGATACAGCGTATCTTCGGTTGCTCTTTATCACAGGCTTTTGCGGCGGGTTCACCACTTTCTCGACTTTTACAGCAGAGAGTTACGCAATGCTTCGTGAGGGCACTTATGGGTTAGCCGTCCTTTATATTGTGGGTAGCGTGCTGATCGGTCTGCTCGCTCTCTGGGCTGGTGTGTGCTTGTCGCGCACCATCACTCCTTGA
- a CDS encoding Mrp/NBP35 family ATP-binding protein translates to MNSYTTEQVLDALRNVRYPGTGTDIVSSGIVTDDIQIEGRQISLTLHFPRVRDPFARSVVKAAETAILTFLDAEADVTGRIKATFREEPEQPEVENPLPMVSNTIAIFSGKGGVGKSTVTSNLAVALARQGYRVGLLDADIYGPSMPKMFHCEDARPVAEEVDGKDRIAPVVVTEGIKMLSIGFFVRPDQALLWRGTMASNALKQLLTEGHWGELDYLLIDMPPGTGDIALTLVQTLPLTGAIVVTTPQEVALVDAMKGINLFQTDPVNVPILGLVENMSWFTPAELPDNKYYIFGRDGGKRLAEQFNIPLLGQLPLVQSVCEAGDAGEPIAAQSDQVMSHYFAELATAVTERVQERLSMAPATKRVHVSH, encoded by the coding sequence ATGAATAGCTATACAACCGAGCAAGTACTCGATGCGCTGCGCAATGTGCGTTACCCTGGTACGGGTACAGACATTGTCTCTTCGGGCATCGTGACAGACGACATACAGATAGAGGGACGACAGATCTCTCTGACGCTGCACTTCCCCCGTGTGCGAGATCCCTTTGCTCGCTCCGTGGTCAAAGCAGCTGAGACCGCCATCCTCACTTTCCTCGATGCAGAGGCAGATGTGACGGGGCGTATCAAGGCAACTTTTAGAGAAGAGCCTGAGCAACCTGAGGTGGAGAATCCGCTCCCAATGGTCTCTAATACCATCGCCATCTTCAGTGGCAAGGGCGGGGTCGGTAAGAGTACGGTCACGAGCAACTTAGCGGTGGCTCTAGCTCGCCAAGGGTATAGAGTGGGACTCCTCGATGCCGATATTTATGGGCCATCGATGCCGAAGATGTTTCACTGTGAGGATGCTCGTCCTGTCGCTGAGGAAGTCGATGGCAAGGATCGTATTGCACCCGTTGTTGTGACAGAGGGTATCAAGATGCTCTCGATCGGCTTCTTCGTACGTCCTGATCAAGCACTTTTATGGCGCGGTACGATGGCTTCGAATGCGCTTAAACAGCTCCTTACAGAGGGGCACTGGGGAGAGCTAGATTATCTACTCATTGATATGCCTCCTGGGACGGGAGATATAGCTCTGACGCTGGTCCAAACGCTACCACTCACAGGCGCTATCGTGGTGACCACACCGCAGGAGGTCGCTCTCGTTGATGCGATGAAAGGAATTAACCTTTTCCAGACTGACCCGGTCAATGTGCCTATTCTCGGTTTGGTGGAGAACATGTCTTGGTTTACGCCTGCCGAGTTGCCCGACAATAAGTACTACATCTTCGGTCGTGACGGTGGTAAGCGGTTGGCTGAGCAATTTAACATACCGCTCCTGGGTCAGCTCCCGCTCGTACAGAGTGTCTGCGAGGCGGGCGATGCGGGCGAGCCGATAGCAGCGCAGAGTGACCAAGTGATGAGCCATTATTTTGCTGAGCTAGCTACGGCTGTAACGGAGAGAGTGCAGGAGAGACTGTCGATGGCTCCCGCCACAAAACGGGTACATGTGTCGCATTAG
- the meaB gene encoding methylmalonyl Co-A mutase-associated GTPase MeaB, which translates to MLTNDHPENDPQYAGLKVNKGVSAQPMVNPYLRQQRVLREDYSAERYIEEILAGNRTFLARAVTLVESTRHDHQLKAQQILEGCLPYSGHSMRVGITGVPGAGKSTSIDAFGMHLIKQGHKLAVLAIDPSSEISKGSILGDKTRMERLSREERAFIRPSASSSSLGGVARKTRETIILCEAAGFDTVFVETVGVGQSETAVHSMVDFFLLIQLAGTGDELQGIKRGIMEMADGIIINKADGDNVDKARLAAQHFRNALQLFPATESGWEPKVMTYSGLKGIGIKEIFDMIDEYRQTTKESGYFDYNRRRQEKWWMYETVNEELRRSFYDNEQVKQLQETVEREVLENRITPFVGAGRLLEAFYQSLK; encoded by the coding sequence ATGCTCACGAATGATCATCCTGAAAATGACCCTCAGTACGCAGGTCTCAAGGTGAATAAAGGTGTCTCTGCTCAGCCTATGGTCAATCCTTATCTGCGCCAGCAACGGGTGCTACGCGAGGACTACTCCGCTGAGCGTTATATTGAGGAGATCTTGGCGGGCAATCGCACTTTTCTCGCTCGTGCCGTGACGCTTGTTGAGAGCACACGTCATGACCACCAGCTCAAGGCACAGCAGATACTAGAGGGGTGCCTCCCTTACAGTGGGCACTCAATGCGTGTAGGTATCACTGGCGTGCCTGGGGCGGGTAAGAGTACGTCGATAGATGCCTTCGGAATGCATCTCATCAAGCAGGGGCACAAGCTGGCTGTGCTGGCGATTGACCCTAGTAGCGAGATCTCTAAGGGAAGTATCCTAGGCGACAAAACACGTATGGAGCGACTCTCTCGTGAGGAGCGTGCGTTCATCCGTCCTAGTGCTAGTAGCTCTTCTCTAGGTGGCGTAGCGCGCAAGACCCGTGAGACCATTATCCTCTGTGAGGCAGCAGGCTTTGATACGGTTTTCGTCGAGACGGTGGGAGTAGGGCAGAGTGAGACGGCTGTGCACTCGATGGTCGACTTTTTCCTCCTAATCCAGCTGGCAGGTACGGGCGATGAACTACAAGGCATCAAGCGTGGTATCATGGAGATGGCCGACGGAATCATTATCAATAAGGCTGATGGCGACAATGTAGACAAAGCTCGTCTTGCTGCACAGCACTTTCGTAATGCGCTACAGCTTTTTCCCGCTACCGAGTCGGGCTGGGAGCCGAAGGTTATGACCTACTCAGGACTGAAGGGGATAGGTATCAAGGAGATCTTTGATATGATCGATGAGTACCGTCAGACGACTAAGGAGAGTGGTTACTTTGATTATAATCGTCGCCGCCAGGAGAAGTGGTGGATGTACGAGACAGTCAACGAAGAGTTGCGCCGCTCCTTCTACGACAATGAGCAGGTCAAGCAGCTTCAAGAGACTGTCGAGCGAGAGGTCTTGGAGAATCGTATCACACCCTTTGTGGGGGCGGGACGACTCTTAGAGGCTTTCTACCAGTCGCTGAAGTGA
- a CDS encoding DUF1573 domain-containing protein, whose product MKRIAILTTILLLCATLAGAQNKQATGKQSGAQITATETEFDFGTIKEVDGPVSHTFTIKNTGKAPLVLTRVVASCGCTKPEFETAPIAPGKTTTVKVTYNPAGRPGQFVKTISIYSNGKDGSYILRIKGVVE is encoded by the coding sequence ATGAAACGCATTGCAATCCTTACAACGATCCTCCTACTCTGTGCTACGCTAGCTGGAGCTCAGAACAAGCAGGCCACAGGCAAGCAGTCTGGCGCTCAGATCACAGCAACGGAGACTGAGTTTGACTTTGGCACCATCAAGGAGGTGGACGGACCTGTCAGTCATACCTTCACGATCAAAAATACAGGTAAAGCTCCGCTTGTCCTCACTCGTGTCGTAGCCTCTTGTGGCTGTACGAAGCCTGAGTTCGAGACAGCTCCTATCGCTCCAGGTAAGACTACAACGGTCAAGGTGACCTATAATCCAGCCGGACGCCCTGGACAATTTGTCAAGACCATCTCTATCTATAGCAATGGTAAGGATGGTAGCTATATCCTACGCATTAAGGGCGTTGTCGAGTAA